One part of the Mariniblastus fucicola genome encodes these proteins:
- a CDS encoding PDZ domain-containing protein — protein sequence MKTCILPLFMVVLCCSSAFAQEIILLNQDGEKVGIAKDLEEKGTVVGKAIRIDADGDAEKGSATIENGVITVVKPDGSVEEFKMSDAKSVTITRSSKTVVGEDGQQKLESTGKAILVGPDGVRREIDLGSGGLGGVVSESKGPKTWMIGVSCQPVSAVLRSQLKIDEETGLVITRVLRGGAAEQAGFAKNDIVMYADQKPVMTQKDLSTIVNEAGAEGLDVVFTVLRGGEEISLTVTPTEREGVNQMMVELGPDFGQNFPGFGPGMNFEFKQFGPGIILGEGGDFADGFGGGIRLEMMDEFNEKIRRMEERMEEMRRGMRGEDRGDF from the coding sequence ATGAAAACCTGTATTCTTCCGTTGTTCATGGTTGTTCTTTGCTGCTCGTCAGCGTTTGCTCAGGAAATCATCCTGCTAAATCAGGACGGTGAAAAAGTAGGCATCGCAAAAGACCTTGAAGAAAAAGGAACCGTCGTCGGCAAGGCAATCAGGATCGATGCGGACGGGGATGCCGAGAAGGGATCGGCGACGATCGAAAATGGCGTCATCACCGTGGTCAAACCGGACGGCAGTGTCGAAGAATTCAAAATGTCGGATGCCAAAAGCGTCACGATCACGCGGTCTTCGAAAACAGTCGTCGGTGAAGACGGCCAGCAAAAACTGGAGTCGACCGGCAAGGCAATTCTGGTTGGCCCCGACGGAGTTCGTCGTGAAATCGACCTCGGTTCCGGTGGGCTCGGTGGAGTCGTTTCCGAATCGAAAGGACCCAAAACCTGGATGATCGGAGTTTCCTGCCAACCCGTCTCTGCAGTGCTTCGCTCGCAACTGAAAATCGATGAGGAAACTGGCTTGGTGATCACTCGCGTGCTTCGTGGCGGTGCTGCGGAGCAGGCTGGATTTGCAAAAAATGACATCGTGATGTACGCCGATCAGAAACCGGTCATGACGCAGAAAGATCTTTCGACGATCGTCAATGAAGCCGGCGCTGAGGGCCTTGATGTTGTCTTCACCGTTCTACGCGGTGGCGAAGAGATCTCACTGACCGTCACGCCAACCGAACGCGAAGGCGTCAACCAGATGATGGTCGAACTTGGTCCTGACTTTGGCCAGAATTTTCCTGGCTTTGGTCCCGGCATGAACTTTGAGTTCAAACAGTTTGGACCCGGAATCATTCTCGGTGAGGGAGGCGATTTCGCAGACGGATTTGGCGGCGGCATTCGTCTTGAAATGATGGACGAGTTCAACGAAAAGATCCGCCGAATGGAAGAGCGGATGGAAGAAATGCGTCGCGGAATGCGTGGCGAAGATCGCGGAGATTTCTAG
- a CDS encoding RNA polymerase sigma factor: protein MESASSPQTIDWLQAIATHRNWLRKVLQSRIGDPHSIDDLMQEVALAVVQQSSNGSAAAVPSEPSKVAPFLYGVAVRKAANFHRKANRKSHAKPELNETLQSELTAPEPQPLDWLLKQEQSQSLESAIGSLDEESREILMLKYTENWSYKQLADRLGITEKAVERRLARARNRMRSSLQVLNIDPQDLPNVK, encoded by the coding sequence ATGGAATCCGCATCGAGTCCCCAAACGATCGACTGGCTGCAAGCCATTGCGACGCATCGCAATTGGTTGCGCAAGGTGCTGCAAAGTCGCATTGGAGACCCGCACTCGATCGATGACCTGATGCAGGAAGTCGCCCTCGCGGTGGTTCAACAGTCCAGCAACGGATCGGCCGCCGCGGTTCCCAGCGAACCGTCGAAAGTGGCTCCTTTTTTGTACGGCGTGGCGGTGCGAAAGGCTGCGAATTTTCATCGCAAAGCCAATCGTAAATCACACGCAAAACCGGAGCTGAACGAAACGCTGCAAAGCGAACTGACGGCTCCGGAACCACAACCGCTGGATTGGTTATTGAAACAGGAACAGAGTCAGTCACTGGAATCTGCGATCGGTTCCCTGGACGAAGAGAGCCGAGAAATTTTGATGCTCAAGTACACCGAAAACTGGAGCTACAAACAGTTGGCTGATCGTTTGGGTATCACGGAGAAGGCCGTCGAAAGGAGACTGGCCCGAGCCCGCAACAGGATGAGAAGCTCGTTGCAAGTTTTGAACATCGATCCACAGGACCTTCCCAATGTCAAATGA
- a CDS encoding YCF48-related protein has product MKTLATLILLAFITSPLFAQEKENIELAGSTTQRVVTSPWQAVDVGTDASFRGLHVVSDKVIWASGTKGTVIVSSDGGKTWRSRPVEGAEELDFRDIHAFDDGTAVIISSGDVAKIFRTTNGGRTWNSCGSKSGAFFDAISFWDHRYGIVMSDPINGRIWLARTKDGGKSWKSLHTDQLPITEKGEAGFAASGTNMCVVGEDLCFIGLGGTEEDQTRSSSRILISKDRGKSWSFGGPIPIERSPSSGIFSICFLDDRHGVAVGGNYLEADDTSSNYAVTRDGGKSWTTPSPRVAPSGYRSCVAAWKNGREVKLVAVGTNGTDMSTDLGDKWVRISNKGFNSVGFSDTGRTGWAVGPEGSVARWVLAK; this is encoded by the coding sequence ATGAAAACTCTCGCCACACTTATCCTGCTTGCCTTCATCACTTCCCCTCTGTTCGCGCAGGAAAAAGAGAACATCGAACTCGCCGGTAGCACGACTCAGCGAGTCGTCACATCGCCTTGGCAAGCCGTCGACGTTGGCACCGACGCCAGCTTTCGCGGACTGCATGTCGTCAGCGACAAAGTCATCTGGGCGTCGGGCACCAAAGGCACGGTCATCGTCTCCTCCGACGGCGGCAAGACATGGCGATCCCGTCCGGTCGAAGGCGCCGAAGAACTTGACTTCCGCGACATCCACGCTTTCGATGACGGCACCGCGGTGATCATCAGTTCCGGCGATGTCGCCAAGATTTTCCGCACCACCAATGGAGGCCGCACGTGGAACTCCTGCGGTTCAAAATCAGGCGCCTTCTTCGACGCGATCTCTTTCTGGGATCACCGCTACGGGATCGTGATGAGCGACCCGATCAATGGCCGAATCTGGCTGGCTCGAACCAAGGACGGCGGCAAGTCCTGGAAGTCGCTTCACACGGACCAACTTCCGATTACCGAAAAAGGAGAGGCCGGCTTTGCGGCCAGCGGAACCAACATGTGTGTCGTCGGTGAAGACCTGTGCTTCATCGGGCTTGGCGGAACCGAAGAAGACCAGACCCGCAGCAGTTCGCGAATCCTGATCTCCAAAGACCGCGGCAAGTCCTGGTCCTTCGGCGGTCCGATCCCGATTGAGCGCTCTCCGTCGAGCGGCATTTTCTCGATCTGCTTTCTGGACGATCGCCACGGCGTCGCGGTTGGAGGCAACTATCTCGAAGCCGACGATACGAGCAGCAATTACGCGGTGACTCGCGACGGTGGAAAGTCCTGGACGACGCCTTCTCCTCGCGTTGCTCCTAGTGGCTATCGTAGTTGCGTCGCAGCCTGGAAAAACGGCCGCGAAGTCAAACTTGTCGCGGTTGGTACCAACGGCACGGACATGTCGACCGATCTTGGCGACAAATGGGTTCGGATTTCCAACAAGGGTTTCAACTCGGTTGGCTTTTCCGATACCGGCCGAACAGGCTGGGCGGTCGGCCCCGAAGGTTCGGTGGCTCGCTGGGTGCTGGCAAAGTAG
- the pheA gene encoding prephenate dehydratase: MTDETNEDPLAELRKNIDDVDRQLVDLINQRARHVIEVGKIKQGSSIPIYAPHREAAVMKKVAQLNKGGVFPQEAIEAIYREMMSGSFKLEQPLRIGYLGPIGTFSHLAATKKFGACCEYEDLRAIEGVFEEVARGHVNYGLVPIENSIGGGINETLDSFMTYHDRLNIYGEVRLGIHFCLLSTGKPEDVKKIYSRPEAFAQCRNWLATQYPNAERIPAESTAAAARQAVDEYLIDPESGAAAIGSSLAGEIYGLHPLFQAIEDRQSNVTRFLILSREETEISKKDKTSIMFTTDHHPGSLVDVLSVFKRNQINLSHIEKRPSREENWDYTFFIEIEGHRKDVAIATVVGEARAHCSNLTVLGSFPAGETVL, from the coding sequence ATGACTGACGAAACTAACGAAGATCCGTTGGCGGAACTACGGAAAAACATCGACGACGTCGACCGCCAACTGGTCGACCTGATCAACCAACGTGCTCGCCACGTGATCGAAGTCGGCAAGATCAAACAGGGTTCCAGCATTCCGATTTACGCGCCGCATCGCGAGGCAGCCGTAATGAAAAAAGTCGCTCAGCTCAACAAGGGAGGCGTGTTTCCCCAGGAAGCCATCGAAGCCATCTATCGCGAAATGATGAGCGGCAGTTTCAAGCTCGAACAACCACTGCGGATCGGCTACCTCGGTCCAATCGGAACGTTCAGCCACCTCGCTGCCACCAAAAAGTTCGGCGCCTGCTGCGAGTACGAAGACCTTCGCGCGATCGAAGGCGTGTTCGAAGAAGTCGCCCGCGGCCACGTGAACTATGGTCTGGTTCCGATCGAAAACAGCATCGGCGGTGGCATCAACGAAACGCTCGACTCGTTCATGACCTACCACGATCGGCTGAACATTTACGGCGAAGTCCGTCTGGGGATTCACTTCTGTTTGCTCTCGACTGGCAAACCTGAAGACGTGAAGAAAATCTACTCGCGACCGGAAGCGTTTGCCCAGTGCCGCAACTGGTTGGCAACGCAGTACCCGAACGCGGAACGCATCCCGGCCGAGAGCACTGCGGCGGCGGCGCGTCAGGCTGTTGACGAATATCTGATCGACCCCGAAAGCGGCGCTGCGGCGATTGGCTCTTCGTTGGCCGGCGAGATTTACGGGCTGCACCCGCTGTTCCAGGCGATCGAGGATCGTCAGTCGAACGTGACACGATTCCTGATCCTGTCGCGCGAAGAAACTGAGATCTCCAAGAAAGACAAAACGTCAATCATGTTCACCACGGACCATCATCCGGGATCCCTGGTTGATGTGCTGAGCGTTTTCAAGCGAAACCAGATTAATCTTTCGCACATCGAAAAACGCCCAAGCCGCGAGGAGAATTGGGATTACACTTTCTTCATTGAGATCGAAGGCCATCGCAAGGACGTCGCCATCGCCACGGTCGTCGGCGAAGCCCGCGCTCATTGCTCCAACCTGACCGTGCTCGGAAGTTTCCCGGCTGGCGAAACCGTGCTGTAG
- a CDS encoding prolyl oligopeptidase family serine peptidase encodes MYDRSIAFYFAILVFVSAFNTNSESLMSQDSPTLSYPETKKVEQVDEYFGVEVADPFRWLEDDVRQSEDVAAWVEAQNKVSFGYIETLPFRKEIDQRLTKLWDYEKYSAPFRRGDRYYFQKNDGLQNQFVLYSQDALDAEPKVLIDPNTWSEDGTVALGGLAFSDDGKYLAYGVQKSGSDWRTWQVMEIESGKMLADKLEWIKFGGASWSKDSKGFFYNRYDEPSKEDEFTSLNLNQKVYYHELGYDQSEDELIHSDPDHPEWGFSPEVSEDGKYLILTVWKGTDDRYRVMYKDLSDPDSELVTLIDNFENEYSFVGNEGSTFYFKSDFEAPKKCILTIDISDPEKRNVIIAEADEAMQSASMVGDNIISNYLKDAKSQVKIFDLAGTFVREVSFPGIGSAGGFGGRRDHDETFYSFSSFNRPPSTYRYDLKTGESKLLREAKVDFNPDDYEVSQVFYNSKDGTRVPMFIAHKKGIELDGTNPTLLYAYGGFNISLTPGFSISRLQWMEMGGIFAMPNLRGGGEYGKDWHKAGTKTQKQNVFDDFIAAAEYLIDNKYTSPEHLGIQGGSNGGLLVGACLTQRPDLYGACLPAVGVMDMLRFQEFTAGRFWVDDYGSSKASAEEFEALYKYSPLHNVTDGTAYPPTMVTTADTDDRVVPGHSFKFAARLQEAQSGENPTIIRIETSAGHGSGKPTSKIIEEVADQWAFLAKHLGMKPSFPESE; translated from the coding sequence ATGTACGACCGATCGATTGCTTTCTATTTTGCGATCCTTGTTTTCGTTTCCGCGTTCAACACAAATTCAGAATCGCTTATGTCGCAAGATTCGCCCACCTTGTCCTATCCCGAAACCAAAAAAGTCGAACAGGTCGATGAATACTTTGGCGTCGAAGTCGCCGATCCGTTTCGCTGGCTTGAAGACGACGTGCGGCAATCCGAAGACGTCGCCGCTTGGGTCGAAGCCCAAAACAAAGTCTCCTTTGGATACATCGAGACGCTGCCGTTTCGCAAAGAAATTGATCAGCGGCTGACAAAACTCTGGGACTACGAAAAGTACAGTGCTCCGTTTCGTCGCGGCGATCGGTACTACTTCCAGAAAAACGATGGCCTGCAAAATCAGTTCGTGCTGTACTCCCAGGATGCGCTCGACGCAGAACCGAAAGTGCTGATCGACCCGAACACGTGGTCCGAAGACGGCACCGTCGCGCTTGGCGGACTAGCCTTCAGCGACGACGGCAAGTATCTGGCTTACGGCGTCCAGAAAAGCGGTTCGGACTGGAGGACCTGGCAGGTCATGGAAATTGAATCTGGCAAAATGCTGGCTGACAAACTTGAGTGGATCAAGTTCGGTGGCGCGTCGTGGAGCAAGGACAGCAAGGGCTTCTTTTACAACCGTTACGACGAACCAAGCAAGGAAGACGAGTTCACGTCGCTGAACCTGAACCAGAAAGTCTATTACCACGAACTCGGCTATGACCAATCGGAAGACGAACTGATTCACTCCGATCCGGACCATCCTGAATGGGGATTTTCGCCCGAGGTTTCCGAGGACGGAAAATACTTGATTCTGACCGTCTGGAAGGGCACCGACGATCGTTATCGTGTGATGTACAAAGATTTAAGCGATCCGGATTCAGAGCTGGTAACGCTGATCGACAATTTTGAAAACGAATACTCGTTCGTTGGCAACGAAGGTTCCACGTTTTACTTCAAGTCCGATTTCGAAGCGCCCAAGAAGTGCATTCTCACGATCGACATCAGCGATCCGGAAAAGCGAAACGTGATCATCGCCGAAGCCGATGAAGCGATGCAAAGCGCTTCAATGGTTGGCGACAACATCATCTCGAACTATCTGAAGGATGCCAAATCTCAGGTCAAAATTTTCGATCTGGCCGGAACGTTTGTCCGCGAAGTTTCCTTTCCGGGCATCGGATCGGCTGGCGGATTCGGCGGCCGACGCGACCACGACGAAACGTTCTACTCGTTCAGCAGCTTCAATCGCCCACCGTCAACGTATCGCTACGATTTGAAAACAGGCGAAAGCAAATTGCTTCGCGAAGCCAAAGTGGATTTCAATCCGGACGACTACGAAGTCAGCCAGGTGTTCTACAACAGTAAAGACGGCACACGTGTTCCGATGTTCATCGCTCACAAGAAAGGCATCGAACTCGACGGCACCAACCCGACGCTGCTGTACGCGTACGGCGGTTTCAACATTTCACTCACGCCCGGATTTTCGATTTCGCGCTTGCAGTGGATGGAAATGGGCGGAATCTTCGCAATGCCAAACCTCCGCGGCGGGGGCGAGTACGGCAAGGACTGGCACAAGGCCGGCACGAAGACGCAAAAGCAAAACGTGTTCGATGACTTTATCGCAGCGGCCGAATATCTGATCGACAACAAGTACACGTCTCCTGAACACCTTGGAATTCAGGGCGGAAGCAATGGTGGCTTGCTGGTCGGCGCTTGTTTGACTCAGCGACCGGATCTTTACGGCGCCTGCTTGCCAGCGGTCGGCGTGATGGACATGCTTCGTTTCCAGGAATTCACCGCCGGACGGTTCTGGGTTGACGACTACGGCAGCAGCAAGGCCAGTGCTGAGGAATTCGAAGCCCTCTATAAATACTCGCCACTGCACAATGTGACCGACGGCACGGCCTATCCGCCGACCATGGTGACGACAGCCGACACCGACGATCGTGTCGTGCCTGGTCACAGCTTCAAGTTCGCGGCTCGTTTACAGGAAGCTCAATCCGGCGAGAACCCAACGATCATTCGCATCGAAACGTCGGCCGGCCACGGTTCGGGCAAGCCGACTTCGAAAATTATCGAAGAAGTGGCGGATCAGTGGGCTTTTCTGGCGAAACATCTGGGTATGAAACCATCGTTTCCAGAATCAGAGTAG
- a CDS encoding COG1361 family protein has translation MYRHMYRKCLLIAGLAGASLSAVQAQDHLIDGAKEEAARVIQLKNRIEIEAEETAADVSSRATRLASNPLAPVNAGGAFVPPTATKLTAPQVAFDEINSPQPLVPAPTSAQVSAPQVGVPQIKNSFVPPKVYVENKTPASNASFAKSPRATSPVAAPVRRSESAPFVTTTISAPEFVNVSETAPVRIDVRNPGKSTVYDVTLIATLPPHVKASSRQAQIVDGKCIFKVDSLQPGENRQLLLEIVTEEKQPLNIETALTLSNRNKVQVGVRKPQLVVSVEGPTQTNIGSKATHVITVTNTGDGIASNVNLIADIPESLRIVQKSGFETPENLRPGQQAQARIVTVPHQPGQAELAFAAEGNFCKATPAEAGLRVTQPELRVAAVGPDMNFVERDGIYTITIDNPGEVDVNNVEVQFAIPEGVKVTTISRQAKMDGPQRTLTWNFDRIQASTEQTIQLKAIASNEGEKTCRIRVASDETNEKEVSLKTVIATRAELSIQMQNVGGPVQVGSEATFVVIVENRGSSVANDMEIEVQLPAGMQPASPRDGVVDDDANSILFADSELPPGKTREFKFSAVGVEKGEHIVRSSLESVGSKQRIIVENSVFVYEPAQARVSESLQPSIPR, from the coding sequence ATGTATCGCCACATGTACCGCAAATGCCTTTTGATTGCTGGCCTGGCGGGAGCATCTTTGTCAGCTGTTCAAGCTCAGGATCACTTGATCGATGGAGCCAAGGAAGAAGCTGCCCGCGTGATTCAGTTGAAAAACCGTATCGAGATCGAGGCGGAAGAGACCGCGGCTGACGTGTCGTCTCGCGCAACGCGACTGGCGTCGAATCCGCTCGCACCCGTGAATGCGGGTGGTGCATTTGTTCCACCGACAGCGACGAAACTGACAGCACCCCAGGTTGCTTTCGACGAGATCAATTCTCCGCAACCGCTGGTCCCTGCTCCGACATCGGCGCAGGTGAGTGCTCCACAAGTTGGCGTTCCACAAATCAAGAACTCGTTCGTTCCGCCAAAGGTGTACGTCGAGAACAAGACACCGGCTTCCAACGCGTCGTTTGCGAAATCTCCGCGTGCAACGTCACCTGTGGCGGCTCCGGTTCGTCGCAGCGAAAGTGCTCCGTTTGTCACGACGACCATTTCGGCGCCTGAATTTGTTAACGTCAGCGAAACCGCACCGGTTCGAATTGACGTGCGAAATCCGGGCAAGTCAACGGTTTACGATGTGACCTTGATTGCGACGCTTCCGCCACATGTTAAAGCAAGCTCACGACAGGCTCAGATCGTAGACGGAAAGTGCATCTTCAAGGTTGACTCATTGCAGCCGGGCGAAAACCGACAGTTGTTGTTGGAGATCGTCACCGAAGAAAAACAACCACTGAATATTGAAACGGCTTTGACGCTTTCGAACCGCAACAAGGTTCAAGTTGGCGTTCGCAAGCCACAGTTGGTGGTTTCTGTCGAAGGGCCAACTCAAACAAACATTGGTTCCAAAGCGACTCATGTCATTACCGTGACCAACACGGGCGACGGGATTGCCAGCAACGTCAACTTGATCGCTGACATTCCAGAATCGCTTCGTATCGTTCAGAAGTCCGGCTTTGAAACGCCTGAAAACTTGCGTCCAGGCCAACAGGCTCAGGCTCGCATCGTGACAGTACCTCATCAGCCTGGACAGGCAGAGCTCGCGTTCGCGGCTGAAGGAAACTTTTGCAAGGCAACGCCTGCAGAAGCCGGGCTACGAGTTACGCAACCGGAACTTCGCGTCGCTGCGGTTGGTCCAGACATGAACTTCGTGGAACGTGACGGGATCTACACGATCACGATCGACAATCCGGGCGAAGTCGATGTGAACAATGTGGAAGTTCAATTCGCGATCCCGGAAGGCGTAAAAGTTACGACCATTAGCCGTCAGGCGAAAATGGATGGTCCGCAACGTACGCTGACCTGGAACTTTGATCGAATTCAAGCCAGCACCGAGCAGACGATTCAGTTGAAGGCCATCGCCAGCAACGAAGGCGAGAAAACGTGCCGAATTCGCGTTGCCAGCGATGAAACGAACGAGAAAGAAGTATCGCTTAAAACCGTGATCGCGACCCGTGCCGAGTTGAGCATTCAGATGCAGAACGTTGGCGGTCCGGTTCAGGTTGGTAGTGAAGCGACGTTTGTCGTCATCGTTGAAAACCGCGGTAGCAGCGTCGCCAACGACATGGAAATCGAAGTTCAATTGCCTGCAGGAATGCAGCCAGCAAGTCCGCGTGACGGCGTCGTCGATGACGATGCGAACTCGATCCTGTTCGCAGACTCCGAGTTGCCTCCGGGCAAAACGCGTGAGTTCAAGTTCTCTGCCGTTGGTGTTGAGAAAGGTGAACACATCGTTCGCAGCTCACTTGAGTCCGTTGGCTCCAAGCAACGCATTATCGTTGAGAATAGCGTATTCGTTTACGAGCCAGCACAGGCTCGCGTCAGCGAATCGCTTCAACCTTCGATCCCACGCTAG
- a CDS encoding redoxin domain-containing protein, producing MTFNTSCKIACVLVLFLLSLSPSANAQTTSSISVETRTLEFPSDRSLGIVYAGPAADIEFTELDVFRDQFKSLGPAKGLVEVPKGAFIRLDVSAGGCEDLSPLGQLPSDAIHFLYFNIESPISGQLKHISRLQSLRVLHLRGCPVMDEDIQQIAGLKNLESIQCSVYGFEDKGFGVTDESMKVFGQMRKLKKLLLRSCPVTDEGLKHLASCEDLETLSLNGSKVTGKGINSLLMLQNFKSLSLGAYDDGSPVNMEGMTKFGNLFQLEHLNLSGSGISDEDLKQIQRLTMLKSLTLDYTNVTDAGLSALEGMKDLEKLRFYRKRGQLGDRAAEELAKLPNLRKVTAHWNLTPAGIEQLTKMKKLESISLSDTVTDREMELIATMKGLKRLSLQNCPVTDEGITHLESMPQLEDVAISRTNATAKCFESIAKLDLVALRFGIADEIFQTWPANEWKQLARLQKLERLMIGGMLLGEEHWKTIGQLKNLQHFECETRVLAKTPAIDAILSMKNLEFLDLGVCHFSSEEVARLKQLDKLEIVDLTGQFNDESVLAFGDLPSLRVLQISANQEISEESIAALKKRSSSLQMLNLSQREPRELVENIDGIVIEGSKEFHSRLTKLIGKAPPKIVAVDGEFDLSQFFGKPTIVHFWRSRPYNQEKPPSDHIAEVIAKFPDADIQVVGVHRSGGLDFFKRYLIEYDVQWPCVVDKASESAKLWHNLGKGRDHLYLIGRNGKIKAARIYIGDLENAVRKYFRN from the coding sequence ATGACATTCAATACCAGTTGCAAAATTGCATGCGTGTTAGTTCTGTTTCTGCTCTCGCTTTCACCAAGTGCCAACGCGCAAACAACGAGCAGCATTTCTGTTGAGACTCGTACTCTGGAGTTTCCAAGCGACCGCTCGTTGGGAATAGTCTACGCGGGCCCGGCAGCTGACATTGAGTTTACTGAGCTCGATGTTTTCCGCGACCAGTTCAAATCGCTCGGACCTGCCAAGGGGCTCGTTGAGGTCCCCAAAGGTGCCTTTATTCGCCTGGATGTTTCCGCTGGTGGCTGTGAGGACCTGAGTCCGCTGGGTCAGTTGCCTTCCGATGCGATTCACTTTCTTTATTTCAATATCGAATCTCCAATATCCGGACAGTTGAAACACATTTCCAGATTGCAATCATTGCGAGTTCTTCACCTCCGCGGCTGCCCAGTGATGGATGAAGACATTCAACAGATTGCCGGATTGAAAAACCTTGAATCCATCCAGTGTTCGGTTTACGGATTTGAAGACAAAGGTTTTGGAGTGACCGATGAATCGATGAAAGTCTTCGGACAGATGCGCAAACTGAAAAAATTGTTGCTGCGAAGCTGCCCGGTGACTGACGAAGGGCTGAAGCATCTTGCGAGTTGTGAAGATCTGGAAACTCTGTCCTTAAATGGCAGCAAGGTTACCGGGAAAGGAATCAACAGTTTACTGATGTTGCAGAACTTCAAATCGCTGTCACTTGGTGCGTACGATGATGGATCGCCCGTCAACATGGAAGGAATGACGAAATTCGGAAACCTGTTTCAACTGGAGCATCTCAATCTTTCCGGTTCAGGCATTTCTGACGAAGACCTGAAACAGATCCAACGGCTTACAATGCTGAAAAGCCTGACTCTCGACTATACCAACGTCACTGACGCTGGCCTGTCTGCGCTCGAAGGAATGAAAGATCTGGAAAAACTCAGGTTCTATCGTAAGCGAGGGCAACTGGGCGACCGTGCTGCTGAAGAACTGGCCAAACTTCCGAATTTGCGCAAGGTGACGGCGCATTGGAATCTGACACCGGCGGGTATCGAGCAACTGACGAAAATGAAGAAGCTTGAATCGATCTCTCTTTCCGACACAGTCACCGATCGCGAAATGGAATTGATCGCAACAATGAAAGGCCTGAAGCGACTATCGTTACAGAACTGCCCGGTGACGGATGAAGGCATCACACATCTCGAATCGATGCCACAACTGGAAGACGTTGCGATTTCCCGAACGAATGCGACGGCCAAGTGTTTCGAATCAATTGCGAAACTTGATCTGGTCGCGTTACGATTTGGGATCGCGGATGAAATCTTCCAGACTTGGCCAGCTAACGAGTGGAAACAGCTTGCTCGATTACAAAAATTGGAACGGCTAATGATCGGAGGCATGCTGCTTGGCGAAGAGCACTGGAAAACGATCGGACAGCTAAAGAATCTGCAGCACTTTGAATGTGAAACCCGGGTCCTTGCGAAAACGCCTGCGATCGATGCCATTCTATCCATGAAAAATCTCGAGTTCCTCGACCTTGGAGTCTGTCATTTTTCGTCGGAAGAAGTTGCCAGGCTGAAACAACTCGACAAGCTCGAAATCGTCGACCTGACCGGCCAGTTTAACGACGAAAGCGTGCTCGCGTTTGGCGATTTGCCTTCGCTTCGAGTTCTGCAAATTTCCGCCAATCAGGAAATTTCTGAGGAGTCGATCGCGGCGTTGAAAAAGCGTTCCAGCTCACTGCAAATGCTAAATCTCTCACAGCGGGAACCACGCGAGTTGGTCGAAAATATCGACGGAATTGTGATCGAAGGAAGCAAAGAGTTTCATAGCCGATTGACTAAACTGATTGGCAAAGCACCACCAAAAATTGTCGCAGTGGACGGCGAATTTGACCTGAGTCAGTTCTTCGGAAAACCCACGATCGTACATTTTTGGCGGTCGCGACCTTACAATCAGGAGAAGCCTCCATCGGACCACATTGCCGAAGTCATTGCCAAATTCCCAGACGCCGACATTCAGGTCGTCGGCGTGCATCGCAGCGGTGGACTTGATTTTTTCAAGCGCTACCTGATCGAATACGACGTACAGTGGCCCTGTGTAGTCGACAAAGCCAGCGAATCAGCCAAGCTCTGGCATAACCTGGGCAAGGGTCGAGACCACCTTTACCTGATTGGTCGCAACGGAAAGATAAAAGCTGCTCGGATCTATATCGGCGATTTGGAAAACGCTGTTCGAAAGTATTTTCGAAACTGA
- a CDS encoding response regulator transcription factor: MIRKETILVVDDDDVLRNRLEKAFINRGFKVYVAANYDEAIELVTSEKPSKAVLDLKMPGKSGLDLLQEIVNVSPQTKVVMLTGYGSITNAVDAVKIGAVGYVTKPADADEVLASFEEKQLVESDPEFPPPSLASAQWEHIQRVLAEAGGNISEAARRLDIPRRTLQRKLKKNAP, from the coding sequence GTGATTCGAAAAGAAACCATTCTGGTCGTTGACGACGATGACGTGCTGCGAAATCGTCTTGAGAAAGCCTTCATCAATCGCGGCTTCAAAGTTTACGTCGCCGCCAACTATGACGAAGCCATCGAGCTGGTGACTTCGGAGAAGCCATCCAAGGCAGTGCTGGACCTGAAGATGCCTGGCAAGTCCGGGCTCGATCTGCTGCAGGAGATCGTCAATGTTTCTCCTCAAACCAAAGTCGTTATGTTGACCGGCTACGGCAGCATCACCAACGCAGTGGACGCCGTTAAGATCGGAGCCGTTGGCTACGTCACCAAGCCGGCGGACGCGGACGAAGTTCTGGCTTCGTTTGAGGAAAAGCAGTTGGTTGAGTCCGACCCTGAGTTCCCGCCGCCATCGCTTGCGTCGGCTCAGTGGGAACACATTCAACGCGTTTTGGCAGAAGCCGGTGGCAACATTTCAGAAGCCGCCCGTCGTTTGGACATCCCGCGCCGCACGTTGCAACGGAAACTGAAAAAGAACGCTCCATAG